A region of Vanessa cardui chromosome 1, ilVanCard2.1, whole genome shotgun sequence DNA encodes the following proteins:
- the LOC124532591 gene encoding glycine-rich protein DOT1-like encodes MGFHSVVSVLALAAVAFASVNDNALGGGERVFVAPVLAPPRETRTHVTDRSRQFPILVLLTQGNQQPKALEPQAKSLPVNTQPIYVQKLEDQERPVRSNRQKRHLKKLLGLGGISFGGGFGYGGGGGYEGRGHGGYDGGYGGHGGYGGQGGYGGHGGYQEPSKTIIVKVVKEHGHHGGGSYGGNYGGNYGGNYGGGSIPIGHGNGGGYGGGGGGGYGGGFGGGYGGGGGGGGGGGGGGGGGGGGGYGGGYGGNNGYSGGQYGGNGGYIQPGHGGGCGGGCGGNYGGGGTATATATATATATAHANSHGYKKR; translated from the exons ATGGGATTCCATAGTGTAGTGAGCGTGTTGGCGCTGGCGGCGGTCGCCTTCGCCTCTGTGAACGATAACGCCCTAGGAGGCGGCGAGCGAGTTTTTGTAGCTCCAGTTTTAGCTCCCCCGAGGGAAACGAGAACTCATGTTACGGATCGCTCGCGCCAGTTCCCAATACTAGTACTTCTCACACAGGGCAATCAGCAGCCTAAAGCATTGGAGCCCCAAGCCAAGTCGTTACCTGTCAATACGCAACCTATTTATGTTcag aaactaGAAGATCAAGAAAGACCAGTCCGCTCGAACAGACAAAAGCGTCATCTTAAGAAGTTATTAGGTCTCGGAGGTATATCATTTGGCGGTGGATTTGGATATGGCGGAGGCGGTGGATATGAGGGCAGAGGTCACGGTGGTTACGACGGTGGCTACGGTGGTCACGGAGGATACGGTGGTCAAGGAGGATATGGCGGCCACGGAGGATACCAGGAACCATCAAAAACCATTATTGTGAAAGTCGTCAAAGAACatg gGCATCATGGAGGCGGTAGTTACGGTGGCAACTACGGTGGCAACTATGGTGGCAATTATGGCGGTGGTTCCATCCCCATAGGACATGGCAATGGTGGTGGATACGGGGGTGGAGGTGGCGGCGGATACGGCGGTGGTTTCGGCGGTGGTTACGGCGGTGGCGGTGGCGGCGGCGGCGGTGGTGGCGGCGGCGGAGGTGGTGGCGGTGGTGGTGGCTACGGCGGTGGATATGGCGGAAACAATGGATACAGCGGCGGTCAATATGGAGGAAATGGGGGATACATACAACCTGGGCATGGCGGCGGTTGCGGCGGTGGCTGCGGTGGTAACTACGGTGGTGGTGGTACAGCAACAGCCACTGCCACAGCGACGGCTACCGCTACAGCTCATGCGAACTCCCACGG GTACAAAAAAcgctaa